The Anguilla rostrata isolate EN2019 chromosome 18, ASM1855537v3, whole genome shotgun sequence genome has a window encoding:
- the dnph1 gene encoding 5-hydroxymethyl-dUMP N-hydrolase: protein MRIYFCGSIRGGRQDVNIYQRIVKKLQTYGKVLTEHVSHGDISEKGEDSALKGDRAIHDRDMEWLVAADVIVAEVTQPSLGVGYELGRAVAMHKKILCLFRPSSGRVLSAMIRGADGDSPSSALQVRDYSEDEVETVLQEYFSSLTPSVETR, encoded by the exons ATGCGTATATATTTTTGTGGTAGCATCCGCGGAGGGCGACAGGACGTAAACATTTATCAGAGAATTGTGAAAAAATTACAAACGTACGGCAAAGTTCTAACGGAGCATGTCAGCCACGGTGACATTTCTGAAAAAG GTGAAGATTCAGCACTAAAGGGGGATCGTGCCATCCACGACCGAGACATGGAGTGGCTCGTGGCGGCCGATG TGATAGTGGCCGAGGTGACGCAGCCCTCTCTTGGCGTCGGGTACGAGCTGGGGCGAGCGGTGGCCATGCACAAGAAGATTCTGTGCCTCTTCCGACCCTCGTCTGGACGAG TCCTGTCTGCCATGATCCGGGGTGCCGACGGCGATTCTCCGAGCTCTGCGCTCCAGGTGCGAGACTACAGCGAGGATGAGGTGGAGACGGTTCTGCAGGAGTATTTCAGCAGCCTCACGCCCAGCGTTGAAACACGTTAA